The window GACCGAAAGCTCGGCTTTTTGGCGCTCCAGCGTGATGCGCGACGCGGAGAGGTCGCCGATTGTCGCCATCAGCCGCCGCTCCGATTCGCGCAGGCGCACCTGATGGCGCTTCAGGAGCGTGATATCGGTGCCGACCGATACGAGACCGCCGTCCCGGGTGCGGCGTTCGTTGATCTGCAGCCAGCGCTCGTCGGCGAGTTGGACCTCGCTGGTCTGCGAGTGATTGCTGCGGTCCGGATCGGCCACGCGCCGCTCGACGACGGGCTTTGCCGCGGCAGCATGCACGACGGCCCGTTCGGTACCCGGTACAAGCACGTGGTCCGGAAGCTGATAGGCCTGCTGAAAATGGGTGTTGCACATGACCAGACGATCGTGCTTGTCCCAGAGGACGAAGGCTTCCGAGGTGCACTCGATGGCGTCGGCGAGGCGCTGGTCCGCCTCCGCATAGCGCTGTGCGAGCCGATGCTGCTCGGTCACGTCCATGGCGATGCCGATAAGGTGCGCCCGGCCCGAAACGGTGCGGATGACCTGCGCGCGGGCGCGGAGCCACACATAGTGGCCGCCCGCGTGGCGCATCCGGAAAACCTGATCGATCTGGCGCTCATTGCCCTTGGCGATCGCCCGCGCCACCCGATAGATGCCGCGGTCCTCCGGGTGCATGAGCCGCGCGGCGTCGCCAAAGGACAGGACGCTGCTGTCACCCGGCATGCCGAGCATCTCGTACATCGAGCGGGACCAGAATAGACGCCGGTTGGCCAGGTCGAAATCCCAAAGACCGCAGCGGCCGCGTGACAGCGCGGTTTCGACGCGCAGGTTCGATTCGGCGAAAATCGCATCGGCATCGCGCGCACGCTTTGCCTGAATGTAATAGGCGTAAAGCACGACGAGCAGGATTGCCGAAATCCCGGCAAACAGTGTCACGTTGAGCGAAATGTCATCGCGCCAGGCGGTTTCGAACCGGGAAATCGGTGTGGCCGCCACGACGACCCCCGCGGACGCCGGCACCTGCATCACGGCTATGAGATGCCGGGCGCCATCAATCGGCGCCTTCATCACGCTGGAGCCTTCGCCGTAATATTGCAGCATGGCGGCTTCGGGCGCGATTGCGGCAAGCGCATGTCCGACAAAGTCCGCACCGCCATTGGTGCCGGCGAAGATGCGGCCGTCCCGGCGTACCAGCAGGAGAAACATCCCGGCGTCAAGCGCTTCGGCGGGCAGGTATTGCGCAAGCCGCTGCTCGGCCTCCCAGCGCCGCCCCTCGGCAAAAAGCACCGGTCCGTCGGCCTGGAAGGCGGCGGCGGCCGCCGCCGCCGCAAGGCTGACGGTCTGGCGGGAGCTCGTCTCCATGCGGGCATGCTCGTCCATGATGCCCGACATGCGCGAGAGCGCGACGATCAGGAGAAAGGCGATAATGAGGACCGGAATGGAGCGCTTGAGGAAGGGCTCGGCCTTCGCGAGTTTGCGCGATGCCGGTTCCGCAAAGAGCTTCGCCTGCTCGATGAACTCTCGCTCCAGACCAGCAAAGGCCGGAAATTTGAGTCGCAACCGCCCGTCGGCTGCGCTTCCCCGTCGCGCGTCCGCCATCTGTCCCTACCGCCGTCATCGAGTGGGCCCCAGCATGTCGAATGCGAAGGGGCTCTTGGTTCTCTCACTCCGAAACGTCCCGTTCGGCCGCAAGGGCCGGATGCAGGCTGTCTCAGTGATTCGGCGCACCGCTCGTCCGAATCTGACTCAATGAATCACAGGGCGATTCATCTTGTCTAGGGGCAGTGGTAAAGATTTGTTAACCACTTTTCATCGTTGGAAAGTCATAGCGCGACCGGACGCGCAAGGTGTCCGTGGTACTTACGTATATCAAGGCCGATTTAGCCTTCGTCCTGCAGCATGCGTTCGACAATGTCGCTGACATCGGCGGAGAGGCTGGACGCCGCGGCGATTTCCCTGAGAGCGTCGCGTGCGTGCCCGGCTCTTGCCTGCTCCAACGACCGCCACGAGCGCATCGAGGTCAGGATGCGCGCCGCAAGCTGCGGATTGCGGGGGTCGATCTCTAGGATCTGCCGCGCGAGGAAGCGATAGCCTTCGCCATCGGTGCGGTTAAAGCCCGTGGGATTGGAGAAGGCGTAGGTGCCGACGAGTGAGCGCACGCGGTTGGGGTTGCTGGCGTTGAAAAGCGGGTCAGACATCAGCGCCTTGACGCGCTCCAGAGTGGCCGGACCGGGTATCGTCGCCTGGATGGCGAACCACTTGTCGATGACCAGTGCATTGTCGGCAAAGCGTTTCTTGAAGGCGGCAAGCGCTTCCGCCGTCTCTTCGGCGTCCGGGAAGCGTTGGGCAAGCAGTGTCAGCGCTAGGCTGAGATCGGTCATGTTGTTGGCGGAGTGGAACGCGCCCGCCGCCCTTTCCGGACGCCCGTCGCCATAGACGAGGTAGGAAAGGGCCGCATTGCGGAGCGAACGCCGGCCGGCGCTCTCGGCATCCGAACGGAATGGGCCGGGCAGTGCCATGTCGTCGATCAGGCGCTCGAAAGTGCTCCGGCCGGATGCGGCAATGGCGAACTGGATTGCCTGCCGGCCCGCATGAATGGCATCGGGATCGTTGTCGTGGCCGATCTCGCGGGCGACGTCGGCCTCGCTTGGAAGGGAGAGGACCTGCGAGCGGAAGGCCGGTTCCAGCCGATCGTCGCCGGCGGCCGCCAAAAGGCCCTCGACGAACGACTCGTCGCAGGTGATCGGTCGTGCCCCGCGAGCTTCGTCAGCCGCTTCGACCAGATTGTCCAACGCCATCGCGTTCAGCGCCTGCCAGCGGGCAAAGAGATCGACCTCGTGGCGCGCGATCAGAGCCCGGTCCTCGGCGCTCTGTTCGATATGGAGATTGATAGGCGCGGAAAAGCCGCGGTTGACGGAGGGGACGGGGCGCGACGGAATGCCGGAGAAGACGACCGTCTGCCTGCGTTCGGTCAGGTGGATCACGTCGCCGGTGACGTCCGCACCCGATGCGCCTGTCGCGATGGCCTCGCTGCCGTCCTGCAGAAGCAGGCCCACACGGAGCGGAATGTGCATCGGCCTCTTGGCGGATTGGCCGGGCGTCGGCGGCACCGTCTGTTCCAGCGCAAGCGCGAAGGTCTGCGTGGCCGCGTCGTAGGATCCGGAAGCGCTGATCAGGGGCGTTCCGGCCTGCTCGTACCAAAGCGAAAACTGCCTGAGGTCTCGTCCGCTCGCATCCTCGAAGCAGGCGATGAAATCCTCGATCGTCACAGCCTCGCCGTCATGGCGATCGAAATAGAGATCCATGCCCTTCTTGAAGAGATCGCGTCCGAGGATCGTGGCGATCATACGCGTCACCTCGGAGCCCTTTTCGTACACCGTAGTCGTGTAGAAGTTGTTGATCTCGCGATATTGCGCCGGCCGGACCGGATGGGCGAGCGGCCCGGCATCCTCCGGAAACTGCTCCGATTTCAGGTGCCGTACCTCCGCGATGCGCTTGACGACGCGCGAGCGCATGTCGGCGGAGAACTCGTGGTCGCGATAGACGGTCAGGCCTTCTTTCAGGCAGAGCTGGAACCAGTCGCGGCAGGTGATGCGGTTTCCCGTCCAGTTGTGGAAATACTCATGCGCGATGATCGCCTCGATATTGGCGTAATCCGCATCGGTCGCCGTATCCGGGTCGGCGAGCACGTATTTGTCGTTGAAGACGTTGAGCCCCTTGTTCTCCATGGCCCCCATGTTGAAATCGGAGACGGCAACGATCATGAAGATATCGAGATCGTATTCGCGGTCGAAGACCTCCTCGTCCCACTTCATCGCGCGTTTCAGCGCGTCCATGGCATAGGCCGCGCGCGGCTCCTTGCCGTGTTCGACATAGATCTTCAGCGCCACTTCGCGGCCCGAAGCGGTCATGAATTTGTCTTCGACGACGCCCAGGTCGCCTGCGACCAGCGCAAAGAGATAGCTGGGCTTGGGATGCGGATCGAACCAGGAAGCAAAATGGCGGCCGTCGCCCATGTCGGCGCCGCCGAGATAATTGCCGTTCGAAAGCAGGAGTGGCGCCGTCGCCTTGTCGGCGATGATGTTGACCGTGTAGACGGCGAGCACGTCGGGGCGGTCGGGGAAATAGGTGATGCGGCGGAAGCCCTCTGCCTCGCACTGCGTGCAATAGACATTGCTCGTGCGATAGAGCCCCATCAGCTTGGTGTTGGTTTCCGGTGACAGCACTGTCGTCACGGTGATCTCGAAGGGGACTGTCTCCGGCAATCCGCGTATCGTCAGCGTATCGCCCCGCACCTCGTAAAGCGCCCCGGGTATTTCCTCCTGGTCGAGGAGCAGACCGGTCATGGTCAGTTCGTCGCCGTCGAGCACCAGGGGTGCGGAGGGGCTGGCGCCTTCCCGTCGATGGAAGATCAGACGTGCCTCGACCTTCGTCTCCTTCGGGTCGAGCTCGAACGTCAGGTCCACCCTCTCAAGAACGAAATCGGTCGGTCGGTAATCTTCCAGATGAACGATCTGGCCGGTATTTGTCCGCATGGTCAGTCCCGCTTTCGCCCCCCGCCTCTGTTGTAGAGGGCGCCTGTAATGGTGAAAAGGCCAAGGAGCGAGAATCTGCGCTTGCGAATGCCGTCGGCCGCACTTTCGGCACAAACGCGTCGTCGATGTCCCTCCCGCTCCCTGTCCACTGGAGGTTTATCGAAGCGCCACTAACAAGACCTAAATTCCACAGGATTTTTTCGTCCGCTCCGATTGAAGCCCTTCTACACTCGGTAGTCATCACGAAAAAATTAGCTTCATCAAGATATTTGATCGAACATCCTCTTCGGGCGGAGCTAGAGTGACGCATCTTTCCGCGGCGGGCCCGCCGCGTCCTCCCCTAGTCTCGCTCTTCCAGCAACCGGCTGGCCGTTGGCAGACTGAAAAAGCACGTTTTCATGGATGCCGACGTTCATAGCCCAATGCGGGGAATTCTGCTCAAGATCCTGTCCGTCGTCGTTTTCCTCGGCATGTCCACCTGCATTAAGGCCGCCGGCAGCGACATCGCGACGGGCCAGATCACCTTCTACCGCTCTGCCTTTGCCATGGTACCGATCCTTGGCTTCCTCGCTTTGCGCGGTCAGCTGCGCGATGCATTCAAGACGACCGATGTCACCGGCCACCTTGCGCGCGGCTTCGTCGGCATTCTGGCGATGAGCTTCGGCTTCTACGGGCTCGTGCATCTGCCGCTGCCGGAGGCGATTGCGATCGGCTACGCCATGCCGCTTCTCGCGGTGGCCTTTGCAGCGTTCTTTCTCGGCGAGGTCGTGCGGCTTTACCGCTGGACAGCCGTCATGATCGGGCTCGTCGGGGTGTTGATCATCACCTGGCCGCGGCTGACCCTGTTCGAGCAGGGTGGTTTCGGAGAATCCGAGGCGCTCGGTGCCGCGGCAGTCCTGCTGTCGGCAATCTTCGGGGCCATGGCTATGGTCCTCGTGCGCAGGCTGGTGCAGAAAGAGCGCACGCATACGATCGTTCTCTACTTCTCTCTTTCCGCCTCTATCTTCTCGCTGGCGACGCTGCCCTTCGGCTGGGCCGCGATGTCGTGGACGTCTTTCCTGCTGCTGATGATTGCCGGCTTTTGCGGGGGTGTCGCGCAGATCCTGCTGACGGAGAGCTATCGTCACGCCGACATGTCGACGATCGCCCCATTCGAATATACCTCCATCGTGCTCGGCATCGTCATCGGCTATTTCCTGTTCGGCGATGTGCCGACGGCGACCATGCTCGCCGGTACGGCGATCGTCGTCGGTGCCGGCATCTTCATCATTTTCCGCGAACGCCGGCTGGGACTGGAGCGGAAGGGCGCCCGTAAACACGTGACGCCGCAGGGCTGACGGCTATTGCGCCTGCGTCTCCCATTCGGGAACCGTATCATCCTCAATGATCGGACCGGCCTCCTGCTGGGCGAGCGGATTTGTCACGTCGGGGCCGGGGGTCGGCAGGACTGTCGTCGCCTGGAAATCGGTCTTGGCGACGAGGCCGTCGTGCTGCTCGCGTTGCCCGATGCGCCAGGCTGCATAACCGGCATAAAGCGCAAAATAGACCGCGAGCACGACGAACAGGGCGGCGGGACCGAACGCGTCCATTACCGGGCCAACGACCAATGGGCCGGAGATGGTGCCGAGGCCGTAAGTGATCATCAGCCCTGACGAGATCTTTACAAATTCGTCGGGCTGCGCGAGGTCGTTGGCGTGGGCGACGTTCAGCGCATAGATCGGGAAAAGCACCATGCCGACGCAGCCGGCGAGGGCGTAGAGGATCCAAGCGCCGCCGCCGATCGCCAACGCCATGGCGAGGCAGGAAAGGACGCCGAAGACGCCGCAGGCGACCATGACGATGCGCCGGTCCATTCGGTCCGAGGCCCTACCGATCGGGATCTGGGAAAGAGCGCTGCCGGCGAGCACGGCCGCTAGCAGAGTCGCGCCCTCCGAGGTCGAAAGGCCGATCTTCTGGGTAAAGACGCCGCCGAGATTAAGCCAGGCGCCCGAGAGGGCGCCAGCGAGAAAGCCGCCGACGACCGCGACCGGTGAGCGGTGGAAAAGAGCCCGGAGATCGAAATTCGCCTGTGTCGGCGCGGCCGGCATCGGCGATGATGAGAGCGCCGTCGGCAGGAGCGCAAGCGAGAACAGTACGCCGCACAGGATGAACAGGGAGGTATTGGTGGGATCGCCGAGCGGCACCAGATACTGGCCGGCAATCGTTCCAATCATGGTGGTGATCAGATAGAGCGAAAAGAGGAGGCCGCGGTTTTCGTTCGTCACCCGCTCGTTCAGCCAGCTTTCGACGACGAGATAGCTCCCGGCAATGGCAAAGCCGGATACAGCGCGGAAACCGATCCAGGCGCGCCAATCGACGATGAGGCCGCACATCAGGATCGCAATCGACAGCAGCGTCATCAGCGCTGTGAAGACGCGGATATGCCCGACGCGCAGGACGAATTTTGGTGTGACGACGCAGGAGAGGGTGAAGCCCAGCGTATAGCCGGTCGCGAAGATCGATACGGTGAGCGTCGACCAGTCCTCTGCGACCGAGCGAACCGGAATGACGTAGCTCTGCAGGCCGAAGGCCACCATCATCAGAAGCGTGGACAGCATCAGACTGAAGATGGATGCGAAATTCGCCAACATTCGGCGCTCCCGGAAACTTGCGCCCCTGCTCAGCCCCGCGGAAGAACAAGGGCCAGCGATCTTCGCGCATCGGAAAACACGCGCAGCGCTGCGTATGAAAAAACGAGAGTGGCCTTATTCTAGTTTCCGGGCGCTGTCGATTGCGACAGCCCGTGGCGAGAAGACGCAACCCGTGAGCGCTTGTGCCGCTGCCCGTGTCAGCGCATCGGCCCGAAAATCGGACCCGATCTTCAGAAAGCTCGATGCGCAGCCTCATGCGCGAGGCTGCGGCGAACTGTATGCGTCCGAAGGAGCGTATGCCGTTGCAAGGGATCAGCGTTGGATGAAATCAGCGTAAATCTGAGTCGGACGCGTGGTCCGGGCATACCCGACAGCCGTCATTTGCTCGTTGGCTGCCGTGCCGAAGCGGTTGAAGGGCGTTCGCCGGGCAAGGCTCACATGGCGGAGCGTCTCAAAGCTGCTGTGGATCGGGCGAAAGCGGGCAGTCATGGTTCAATTC is drawn from Sinorhizobium sojae CCBAU 05684 and contains these coding sequences:
- a CDS encoding DMT family transporter; protein product: MDADVHSPMRGILLKILSVVVFLGMSTCIKAAGSDIATGQITFYRSAFAMVPILGFLALRGQLRDAFKTTDVTGHLARGFVGILAMSFGFYGLVHLPLPEAIAIGYAMPLLAVAFAAFFLGEVVRLYRWTAVMIGLVGVLIITWPRLTLFEQGGFGESEALGAAAVLLSAIFGAMAMVLVRRLVQKERTHTIVLYFSLSASIFSLATLPFGWAAMSWTSFLLLMIAGFCGGVAQILLTESYRHADMSTIAPFEYTSIVLGIVIGYFLFGDVPTATMLAGTAIVVGAGIFIIFRERRLGLERKGARKHVTPQG
- the pepN gene encoding aminopeptidase N; amino-acid sequence: MRTNTGQIVHLEDYRPTDFVLERVDLTFELDPKETKVEARLIFHRREGASPSAPLVLDGDELTMTGLLLDQEEIPGALYEVRGDTLTIRGLPETVPFEITVTTVLSPETNTKLMGLYRTSNVYCTQCEAEGFRRITYFPDRPDVLAVYTVNIIADKATAPLLLSNGNYLGGADMGDGRHFASWFDPHPKPSYLFALVAGDLGVVEDKFMTASGREVALKIYVEHGKEPRAAYAMDALKRAMKWDEEVFDREYDLDIFMIVAVSDFNMGAMENKGLNVFNDKYVLADPDTATDADYANIEAIIAHEYFHNWTGNRITCRDWFQLCLKEGLTVYRDHEFSADMRSRVVKRIAEVRHLKSEQFPEDAGPLAHPVRPAQYREINNFYTTTVYEKGSEVTRMIATILGRDLFKKGMDLYFDRHDGEAVTIEDFIACFEDASGRDLRQFSLWYEQAGTPLISASGSYDAATQTFALALEQTVPPTPGQSAKRPMHIPLRVGLLLQDGSEAIATGASGADVTGDVIHLTERRQTVVFSGIPSRPVPSVNRGFSAPINLHIEQSAEDRALIARHEVDLFARWQALNAMALDNLVEAADEARGARPITCDESFVEGLLAAAGDDRLEPAFRSQVLSLPSEADVAREIGHDNDPDAIHAGRQAIQFAIAASGRSTFERLIDDMALPGPFRSDAESAGRRSLRNAALSYLVYGDGRPERAAGAFHSANNMTDLSLALTLLAQRFPDAEETAEALAAFKKRFADNALVIDKWFAIQATIPGPATLERVKALMSDPLFNASNPNRVRSLVGTYAFSNPTGFNRTDGEGYRFLARQILEIDPRNPQLAARILTSMRSWRSLEQARAGHARDALREIAAASSLSADVSDIVERMLQDEG
- a CDS encoding MFS transporter; this encodes MLANFASIFSLMLSTLLMMVAFGLQSYVIPVRSVAEDWSTLTVSIFATGYTLGFTLSCVVTPKFVLRVGHIRVFTALMTLLSIAILMCGLIVDWRAWIGFRAVSGFAIAGSYLVVESWLNERVTNENRGLLFSLYLITTMIGTIAGQYLVPLGDPTNTSLFILCGVLFSLALLPTALSSSPMPAAPTQANFDLRALFHRSPVAVVGGFLAGALSGAWLNLGGVFTQKIGLSTSEGATLLAAVLAGSALSQIPIGRASDRMDRRIVMVACGVFGVLSCLAMALAIGGGAWILYALAGCVGMVLFPIYALNVAHANDLAQPDEFVKISSGLMITYGLGTISGPLVVGPVMDAFGPAALFVVLAVYFALYAGYAAWRIGQREQHDGLVAKTDFQATTVLPTPGPDVTNPLAQQEAGPIIEDDTVPEWETQAQ
- a CDS encoding PAS domain-containing sensor histidine kinase, encoding MADARRGSAADGRLRLKFPAFAGLEREFIEQAKLFAEPASRKLAKAEPFLKRSIPVLIIAFLLIVALSRMSGIMDEHARMETSSRQTVSLAAAAAAAAFQADGPVLFAEGRRWEAEQRLAQYLPAEALDAGMFLLLVRRDGRIFAGTNGGADFVGHALAAIAPEAAMLQYYGEGSSVMKAPIDGARHLIAVMQVPASAGVVVAATPISRFETAWRDDISLNVTLFAGISAILLVVLYAYYIQAKRARDADAIFAESNLRVETALSRGRCGLWDFDLANRRLFWSRSMYEMLGMPGDSSVLSFGDAARLMHPEDRGIYRVARAIAKGNERQIDQVFRMRHAGGHYVWLRARAQVIRTVSGRAHLIGIAMDVTEQHRLAQRYAEADQRLADAIECTSEAFVLWDKHDRLVMCNTHFQQAYQLPDHVLVPGTERAVVHAAAAKPVVERRVADPDRSNHSQTSEVQLADERWLQINERRTRDGGLVSVGTDITLLKRHQVRLRESERRLMATIGDLSASRITLERQKAELSVANSNYQAEKERAEAANRAKSEFLANMSHELRTPLNAILGFSEILQNQMFGPLGSEKYHEYSRDIFESGKHLLNVINDILDMSKIEAGHMRISRERIDLAPLIDETLRFTTIPAEHKNIRIVQQVSTGLTMFADRRAMKQVLLNLLSNAVKFTNEGGRISLRARKVRGAVTLTIADSGIGIPKDALQKIGQPFEQVQSQYAKSKGGSGLGLAISRSLTHLHGGTMKIHSAESVGTIISVRIPDRA